The Juglans microcarpa x Juglans regia isolate MS1-56 chromosome 8D, Jm3101_v1.0, whole genome shotgun sequence genomic sequence gaaaaaggaaaataatacgTTCACCTTCTGTATCTGTGGAGATCATGTTTGGCCAAGTGTAAACAATGGATCTCTGTAAAACAATTGTGAAAAAGAAAGaccaaaatagaaagaaaacaaaaaaaaaaaaaaaagagattcatTTACTTTAGACTTGTTTTCATATTCTGTATTGGTGAAGCTTGGACCCTTGGTTTTAGGTAAAGTCCGTGGTGTAGAAGAGCTCTGACGCGGGAAACCACCTCAGTTCAGACATAAACcctttttaacatttaaatacttaactctcaaatcattaaattcatcttaactaaaaatctctttacatttgagacttacaatattttttaactcaacacctctttacacgtaaGATCAACAACGttatttaacttttcataaatacatctaaattcattttaagtgagttttacaaaatttattctaccatcttaactcactattgtTTATAGAtaacttaactcagatcaatatctaaacacagcCGGCTTCGTGCAAAAATCAATGAGAAATGTTTAAGGTGTCGtttagatttgaagatgagttgagatggattttgaatagtagtaagatttgtgagttaaagttaatgaatagtaatgaatagtagtgagatgagttgagatggattacGAATACAATAAGTtgcaaaagaattttataaaaataaatttagaaactaATGGGAcatatcagattgtaaaattagttttattgtaaactaaatttaatagatcatataaaattatgttagtgTGTGAGTTTATTTCTGTAAATTCTCGCTTAAACACTTGTCAAAATCAATAGatagaaaatcatatcatcaCTGCCTAGTGCCTATTAGTTTCTCACCGTTATGCCATTGGGCTAGTTAGGAATTTcgagataaatatattttgtaccCTTAAACTATCAAAATCTTTATACTTTATACTTCAAAAATATTGAAACTAATATATTGCAtcctcaaattattaaaccttaatattttataatttcattatgaTCCGATGATCATGATTGTGCTGCATTACTAAAATTGAACACTTGAGAGTACCTGGCTTGAGAGTAGTAATTCAAGATATGAAGTGTAATTCGAGGAGGGATGTACTCTGCCTGTGCAATTTTCATCGCACTCAAAGgagtgaacaaaaaataaagacgagtaatgttagatatagttataagttatgtaaatatcatatatattttttttaaaaagagtgtaatctatcattaaaataaattaattttttttatataaatctcatacaCGATACTTTTGTGACGGAcggtaaatatcattttttcttttattttaccaCTCCTGGAATAGTTAAGTTCTAAGCCACCATGTAAGTAAATCTTAATTAAGATCCTAAATTTGACACTCCAAGATGATTAGAGGATCATACTGGGgactgggaaaaaaaaaaacaaaggaaaagaaccagaaaaaaaatcttccatCTTGGATATAGCGAGTGACCCAAGTGCAGACTGAAAAAATTTCCCTCAAGAGTCAGAAGTCATGGCCAGATTCTTGCATTCATCGCCGAAACCACCCCAGCTTTCCCTCTTCTTTCCCTCCCCATCCAACTTCCTCTCACCCATCTTCTCATTCCCGAACCTCAGTCTCCAACACCACCACCTCTACAACTTTAAAAGCTCAATTTCCAAAACCTTCGCATCATCCTTCAGAAATGGCAGACCAGAAACAGGGTGCCCTGTTCCACTTGAGCAACAGCCCATAAACGAGTACCAGACCCTCTCCACCTCCTTCCCCTTCTCATGGGCCTCCAGCGACATTGTTGAGTATAGCTCCAAATTGTTCGTCACCGGCGCTTCTTTTGCGCTCTTTATCGGCCTCCCCGTTGCCTGGTTCGGCACCGTTGGGCCCGAAACAGAGCCATTCAAGCGGATTGTCTGCTCTGTTTCAAGTGGGATATTGTTGGTTACTCTTGCCGTTGTGAGGATGTACCTGGGTTGGGCTTACGTGGGAAATCGATTGCTCAGTGCCACAGTTGAATGTAAATGCTCTGCTTTATTTCTTCTGCTATATTGATTGTCTTCGTTTAATTAGTTTCTACGAACTTTGAGGGGAAGGGAAAACCTTGAAATTCTAAGTTTTGGGCTGTTCGGACTGAGGTGATAAGTTTACTTAGAACACTAAaacgatttttttcttttttctgggtAATTGATAGCGtagttttcttcctctccttttgtAGATGAAGAGACAGGCTGGTATGATGGCCAGGTACGCAtaattcttgtttgtttttcagTGGAATACGATAGAGTTTGTGCTTCTTTCTTTACATCAAATTTGATCGCCGAGAGAACTGAGGAGTGTTTAGGGGAGGAAATATGATTTTGATTTATATCTTTTTCACCTTAAAATATTCGTCCACCTATAGTTCATAAAACCTTATTTCTAACGAGAAGAAGTAATTGGCAAATAGAGTTTTCAGTATGTTGCTTACTTCTATTTCGAACTGGCAAGATTGAAATGCATATCTAGATTTGGTTGGATAATAGCATATGTAGTTGCTTTGCATAGATATCGAGAACTCTTGAGatgtctaatttattttcttttaaatttattggttTCTTCTAAATCTTTTCTCCATAGACTCACTCCATACGAACCCCTACAATCCTTGGTACATCATCCTCCCCAATCACTACCATACTTTCGATCGATCACCCCCCTCCACAATGCTTCCTCTTCCCCatggtatctccatagccacttccctAACAACGCCTTATTAAAACTACATAAGCTATGAATACccaaatctccatcaacaatcGGGCAACAAACTTTTTTCCAACTCACTAAGGGAGTTTTAGTCTCCTCTCCCAGGCCTCCCCACAAAAAATCtctatacaatttttcaatatgATTGGCCACACCAACTGGTAAAagggaataaagaaagaaagtatgTAGGGAtattaggaaaggttggggtTGCTTCCTGAAACAAGTTTACTTCTCGGTTGGTGATGGTTTAAAAATCAGATTCTGGGctgatgtttggtgtggggatACTGAATTGTCTAGA encodes the following:
- the LOC121243349 gene encoding uncharacterized protein ycf36, whose product is MARFLHSSPKPPQLSLFFPSPSNFLSPIFSFPNLSLQHHHLYNFKSSISKTFASSFRNGRPETGCPVPLEQQPINEYQTLSTSFPFSWASSDIVEYSSKLFVTGASFALFIGLPVAWFGTVGPETEPFKRIVCSVSSGILLVTLAVVRMYLGWAYVGNRLLSATVEYEETGWYDGQIWVKTAEVLARDRLLGSFSVKPVLSRLKFTLVILAASLFACALFLTDIDGDQNVSNIRSGNASTGRVIPGVYSDESARAFEPDEFCGEPGLP